In Opitutus sp., one genomic interval encodes:
- a CDS encoding Lrp/AsnC family transcriptional regulator — protein sequence MNPVFKLLLEGGHLSTAQMAQVVGLSEVEVQQHLEQLKKDKIFLGWRPVLDLSREGAGVAVRAVIEVKVTPERGGGFNRLAERLARFDEVESCYLMSGGYDLLVIVDGASLQKVAGFVSEKLSTLEGVLSTSTHFMLRSYKEGGFLIEQNESTSTRLTVAP from the coding sequence ATGAACCCTGTTTTTAAGCTGTTACTCGAAGGCGGACACCTTTCCACGGCCCAGATGGCGCAAGTCGTCGGGCTGTCCGAAGTCGAAGTTCAACAGCACCTGGAGCAGCTGAAAAAAGATAAAATCTTCCTCGGCTGGCGTCCGGTGCTCGACCTTTCCCGTGAAGGCGCCGGTGTCGCCGTTCGCGCGGTCATTGAGGTTAAGGTGACCCCTGAGCGTGGCGGTGGTTTTAACCGTCTTGCCGAGCGTCTGGCGCGCTTTGACGAGGTTGAGTCCTGCTACTTGATGTCGGGCGGTTACGACCTGCTTGTCATCGTGGATGGCGCCAGCCTGCAGAAGGTCGCCGGGTTTGTGTCGGAAAAACTTTCCACCCTCGAAGGAGTGCTCTCCACCAGCACCCATTTTATGCTCCGCTCCTACAAGGAGGGCGGCTTTTTGATTGAGCAAAACGAGAGCACGTCGACCCGGCTCACAGTCGCCCCTTAA
- a CDS encoding DUF4197 family protein: MKTLLRFALMGSVIWVAPLGLTAATPVAPAAAPVAPAPGGFSIQQLSEGLKAGLGSMISQSLGSGTLTVTPPPALAKIQTALSKTGNAAAGAGFEEALKAAVAQVSPQVAGLLKSDLSAVKPEDAQGLLAGGPDAATKFLQQKIGPSLREKLLPLVKQATASSSTAAKAKEMLALAGPFAGIAGNKAVNDLDGYLCDQVLAQSFALVAKQEAAVRANPALLKDSPLAQKVFAAFKK; encoded by the coding sequence ATGAAAACTCTTCTCCGTTTCGCTCTTATGGGTTCGGTAATCTGGGTTGCGCCGTTGGGCCTGACCGCCGCCACTCCGGTGGCCCCCGCGGCTGCTCCCGTCGCGCCTGCGCCAGGTGGTTTTTCCATTCAGCAACTGTCCGAAGGCCTCAAGGCTGGTCTCGGCTCGATGATCTCGCAGTCCCTCGGCAGCGGCACGCTGACCGTGACCCCGCCCCCGGCGTTGGCCAAGATCCAGACCGCGTTGAGCAAAACCGGCAATGCTGCCGCTGGGGCCGGTTTTGAAGAGGCGCTGAAGGCGGCGGTCGCCCAAGTGTCACCTCAGGTGGCCGGCCTGCTGAAGAGTGACTTGTCGGCGGTTAAGCCGGAAGACGCCCAGGGGCTCTTGGCGGGTGGGCCGGATGCGGCAACGAAGTTTTTGCAGCAAAAGATCGGGCCGAGTCTGCGCGAAAAACTGTTGCCGCTGGTGAAGCAGGCGACGGCGTCCTCCAGCACGGCGGCCAAGGCCAAGGAGATGCTCGCGCTGGCCGGACCGTTCGCGGGTATCGCTGGTAACAAGGCGGTTAACGACCTCGACGGTTATCTTTGTGATCAGGTGCTCGCGCAGAGCTTCGCGTTGGTAGCCAAACAAGAGGCCGCAGTGCGCGCCAACCCGGCGCTGCTCAAGGACAGTCCCCTCGCGCAGAAGGTTTTCGCCGCGTTCAAGAAGTAA
- a CDS encoding Nif3-like dinuclear metal center hexameric protein codes for MPTLQDLVTYCDERTRRSAYKDAPGAFNGLQLANRGRVTKIGAAVDSGVDPFRQAVAAGVDFLIVHHGMYWDMPRPLTGPAYERVATLIGGDCALYSNHLPLDGHAQLGNNALLARQLGLVPERPFLVRDGEAIGRIAPYAGSRSALRAQLESLYARVIAIEYGSTEPAAVAFCSGSGNSAVPELLPAGVDTLVTGELREEWFNTAQEQKLNLYLCGHYATEVHGVKALAAELAAKFDLPWEFIATDNPL; via the coding sequence ATGCCTACTCTGCAAGACCTCGTGACCTATTGCGACGAACGGACCCGGCGCTCCGCCTATAAGGATGCGCCCGGCGCCTTTAATGGCCTCCAGTTGGCCAATCGCGGGCGTGTCACCAAGATCGGCGCGGCTGTCGATTCCGGCGTGGATCCCTTCCGGCAGGCGGTCGCCGCCGGAGTGGATTTTCTCATCGTGCACCACGGCATGTATTGGGACATGCCCCGGCCGCTCACCGGCCCGGCCTACGAACGCGTTGCCACGCTCATCGGCGGCGACTGCGCGCTTTATAGTAATCACCTCCCGCTCGACGGGCATGCTCAACTGGGCAACAACGCCCTGCTCGCCCGCCAGCTCGGGCTTGTGCCTGAGCGCCCCTTCCTGGTGCGCGACGGTGAAGCCATCGGGCGTATCGCGCCCTACGCGGGCTCGCGTTCGGCCCTGCGTGCGCAACTCGAAAGCCTCTACGCTCGCGTCATTGCGATTGAATACGGCTCCACTGAGCCCGCCGCCGTGGCCTTTTGCAGCGGTAGTGGTAACAGCGCCGTCCCCGAGTTACTGCCAGCCGGCGTTGATACGCTCGTCACCGGCGAATTACGCGAGGAGTGGTTCAATACCGCCCAGGAACAGAAGCTGAATCTGTACCTGTGCGGCCACTACGCCACTGAGGTTCACGGCGTAAAAGCGCTTGCCGCCGAATTGGCTGCCAAGTTCGACCTGCCCTGGGAATTCATTGCCACCGACAATCCGCTCTGA
- a CDS encoding YqgE/AlgH family protein yields the protein MTARNPQSSSELGGSLLLAHPSLRDDNFKHSVILIASHDSEGAMGVVLNRPLDQCLGELNTEFGMSGLAQVPLFAGGPVEPTQVILCVWRPNPEGDGFQLMFGIDPQRAEELVNEEGVHMRAFLGYAGWTAGQVEEELERDTWVVSPLVADLLEDSPDEQLWRDLLAQIDDEWKLLADEPDDPSVN from the coding sequence ATGACCGCTCGTAATCCCCAATCTTCGTCCGAACTGGGTGGATCATTGCTCTTGGCGCATCCCTCTCTGCGCGACGACAACTTCAAGCACTCCGTCATCCTCATCGCCTCCCATGACAGCGAGGGGGCGATGGGCGTGGTGTTGAACCGCCCTCTCGACCAATGCCTCGGTGAACTCAACACCGAGTTCGGCATGAGCGGTTTGGCACAAGTGCCGCTCTTCGCTGGCGGTCCCGTGGAGCCGACCCAGGTGATTTTATGCGTGTGGCGGCCCAATCCCGAGGGCGATGGATTTCAACTCATGTTCGGCATTGACCCGCAGCGAGCGGAGGAACTGGTCAACGAGGAGGGTGTGCACATGCGCGCGTTCCTCGGTTATGCAGGTTGGACCGCCGGACAAGTCGAGGAAGAGCTGGAGCGGGACACTTGGGTGGTAAGCCCATTGGTGGCCGACCTGCTGGAAGATTCACCCGATGAACAACTCTGGCGCGACCTGCTCGCGCAGATCGACGATGAGTGGAAGCTGCTCGCCGACGAACCCGATGACCCCAGCGTGAATTGA
- the ltrA gene encoding group II intron reverse transcriptase/maturase, producing the protein MVTMEEVLSAENLNEAWVRVKANAGAAGVDGRTVAQTAELICGHKEELLELLVAGNYQPKAVKAVDIPKANGGVRRLGIPTVLDRWLQQAIHQKLGPLWECEFSEHSYGFRPNRSAHDAVRAAQAYVQAGKSHVVDIDLKAFFDHVNHDRLMHLVGRKVRDKRILRLIGEILRAPMRLASGQEELRREGTPQGGPLSPLLANIYLHPLDTELEKRGLSFVRYADDIAIFCASARSAERVEASVTAWIERELKLPVNRAKSGSGPSDGTALLGFRLEKDGTIRLAPKSVDRLKAKVRELWDARQSLTSEELREQWLRYINGWWGYFRLTERRWDVTDLSGWIRRHMRKCFWQRWHHPRGRLNALKRLGLRGEILGMAYSAKGAWAIARHWVMTSALKNKTLKRYGFTLPWETATT; encoded by the coding sequence ATGGTGACGATGGAAGAGGTTCTGTCGGCGGAAAACCTAAACGAGGCCTGGGTGAGGGTGAAAGCCAACGCCGGGGCTGCGGGAGTGGATGGGCGAACGGTGGCACAAACCGCCGAGCTGATCTGCGGGCACAAGGAGGAACTGCTGGAGCTGCTGGTTGCTGGAAACTACCAGCCCAAGGCGGTGAAAGCGGTGGATATCCCGAAGGCCAACGGAGGGGTTCGCCGGTTGGGCATACCGACAGTGCTGGACCGCTGGTTGCAGCAAGCCATCCACCAAAAGCTCGGCCCCCTGTGGGAGTGCGAGTTTAGCGAACACAGCTACGGCTTCCGGCCAAACCGCTCCGCGCACGACGCGGTGCGGGCGGCCCAAGCCTACGTGCAAGCGGGCAAAAGCCATGTCGTGGACATTGATCTAAAGGCCTTCTTTGATCACGTGAATCACGACCGGCTGATGCACCTGGTCGGGCGCAAGGTGCGCGACAAGCGCATCCTGCGGCTGATTGGGGAGATATTGCGCGCGCCCATGAGACTGGCCAGTGGCCAAGAAGAACTACGCCGGGAAGGCACGCCGCAAGGCGGGCCCCTCTCGCCGCTACTGGCCAATATCTACCTGCATCCGCTCGACACCGAGCTGGAGAAACGCGGGCTGTCGTTTGTGCGTTATGCCGACGACATCGCGATCTTCTGCGCAAGTGCGAGGTCGGCGGAGCGGGTGGAGGCCAGCGTGACCGCGTGGATTGAACGCGAGCTGAAGCTGCCGGTTAACCGGGCCAAAAGTGGCAGTGGTCCCAGCGATGGGACCGCGCTGCTCGGCTTCCGGTTGGAAAAGGACGGCACGATTCGGCTGGCGCCGAAAAGCGTGGACCGCCTCAAGGCCAAAGTCAGGGAACTGTGGGACGCACGCCAAAGCCTGACGAGCGAGGAGCTGCGAGAGCAGTGGCTGCGATACATTAACGGATGGTGGGGTTACTTCCGGCTGACCGAGAGGCGCTGGGATGTGACCGACCTATCCGGCTGGATACGCCGCCATATGCGCAAATGCTTCTGGCAAAGATGGCACCACCCAAGGGGGCGACTCAACGCCCTGAAGCGGCTTGGACTACGAGGAGAAATCCTCGGCATGGCCTACAGCGCGAAAGGAGCGTGGGCGATCGCCCGGCACTGGGTGATGACGAGTGCGCTGAAGAACAAGACGCTGAAACGCTATGGGTTTACCCTGCCGTGGGAAACGGCGACGACATAG
- a CDS encoding methyltransferase domain-containing protein, giving the protein MAHHDDLRRLEPELLDSLPPDHPDALQSRRDLRVINRLMRNARWFRSTLAKHLQPDERVLELGAGTGELARFLRPVAPLIDSIDRVPAPPIWPSQARWHQADIEHFSGWGDYPVVIGNLILHHFSDDALRKLGSALQPNARQLIFSEPTRKRFNQHFWRIAAPLAGANRVTRHDGYVSIAAGFRGDELPHALGLDPALWQWRVTTTLLGAYRLIAQRRS; this is encoded by the coding sequence ATGGCTCATCACGACGACCTCCGGCGACTGGAACCCGAGTTGCTCGATTCGCTTCCGCCGGATCACCCCGACGCGCTGCAAAGTCGGCGCGACCTGCGGGTGATCAACCGACTGATGCGCAACGCGCGCTGGTTCCGTTCGACCTTGGCCAAGCACCTGCAGCCCGACGAACGTGTGCTCGAACTCGGTGCCGGCACGGGCGAATTAGCCCGTTTCCTGCGTCCGGTAGCTCCGTTGATCGACAGCATCGACCGCGTACCCGCGCCACCGATCTGGCCATCTCAGGCCCGCTGGCATCAGGCCGATATCGAGCACTTTAGTGGCTGGGGTGACTATCCCGTCGTGATCGGCAACCTCATCCTCCATCACTTTAGCGACGATGCCCTTCGTAAACTCGGCTCGGCGCTCCAGCCGAACGCCCGACAGCTGATTTTTAGCGAGCCTACGCGTAAACGCTTCAACCAACACTTCTGGCGGATCGCCGCGCCGCTAGCCGGTGCGAATCGAGTTACCCGCCACGACGGTTACGTGAGCATCGCCGCCGGCTTTCGTGGCGACGAACTACCTCACGCGCTCGGCCTTGATCCCGCGCTCTGGCAGTGGCGGGTAACGACCACGCTGTTGGGCGCCTACCGGTTAATCGCCCAACGCCGTTCCTGA
- a CDS encoding YhcH/YjgK/YiaL family protein, which translates to MALFGSLATVRTQLVDRPAFRTALAYVEEILCPGSPAHARLQAVASGDTVRVELGDGIFALEQAYVAKPRVDGRWEAHHVYVDVQVVVSGDELMEVTEVSRLSVAEDFTPSKDLLFFGDYAEGSVLRVRAGEIAVFYPIDAHKPSLASGVPAALVRKTVVKVPVASVA; encoded by the coding sequence ATGGCTCTCTTCGGTTCCCTTGCCACCGTTCGCACCCAACTCGTCGACCGTCCTGCGTTTCGCACGGCGCTCGCCTACGTCGAGGAAATCCTCTGTCCCGGCTCGCCGGCGCACGCGCGGCTCCAAGCCGTGGCTTCGGGCGATACGGTGCGCGTTGAGTTGGGCGATGGAATCTTCGCCCTCGAACAGGCCTACGTAGCTAAACCGCGCGTCGACGGGCGCTGGGAGGCGCACCACGTTTACGTCGACGTGCAAGTGGTCGTCAGTGGCGACGAATTGATGGAGGTGACCGAGGTTTCGCGGCTGAGCGTGGCCGAGGATTTCACGCCTTCGAAAGATCTGCTGTTTTTTGGCGACTACGCCGAGGGCTCGGTGCTGCGGGTACGGGCGGGCGAAATCGCGGTGTTTTACCCGATCGATGCGCACAAGCCTTCGCTGGCCTCGGGCGTGCCTGCCGCGCTGGTGCGCAAGACGGTCGTCAAGGTGCCTGTCGCCTCCGTCGCGTGA
- a CDS encoding aminotransferase class I/II-fold pyridoxal phosphate-dependent enzyme, producing the protein MSSDSKRWVASHVAALPKSGIRDFFELVAKMKGQDVISLGVGEPDFVTPWHVREAAIYALEKGKTYYTSNLGMIELRRAIAGYVTEHFSVNYRPEDEILVTVGVSEAIDLALRALCNPGDKVMYHQPCYVSYHPSVALVHAEGIAVPTYAKDGFALTAEALRAAWVPGCKILMLNLPCNPTGGTCSLEQLTKIAEFCREKDLLVLSDEIYSELTFDGVHTSIASLPGMAERTIFLHGFSKAFAMTGWRIGYACGPAPLIDAMMKVHQYTMLCASIIAQEAALEALLRGWDSVCKMRDQYHRRRDLVVRRFNEIGLTCHSPRGSFYAFPSVAQLGITEKDFAVGLLQQEKVAVVPGNAFGVNGIGHVRACFATSYEQLIIACDRMDRFVQGVKK; encoded by the coding sequence ATGAGTTCTGACTCCAAACGCTGGGTGGCGAGCCATGTGGCTGCGCTGCCCAAAAGTGGCATTCGCGATTTCTTCGAGTTGGTGGCCAAGATGAAGGGCCAAGACGTGATCTCCCTCGGTGTGGGCGAGCCCGATTTTGTTACCCCTTGGCACGTCCGAGAGGCAGCCATCTACGCACTCGAAAAGGGCAAGACCTACTACACGTCCAACTTGGGCATGATCGAGTTGCGTCGCGCCATCGCCGGCTACGTAACCGAGCACTTTTCGGTCAACTACCGCCCCGAGGACGAGATTCTCGTCACGGTCGGTGTTTCTGAGGCGATCGACCTCGCCCTACGTGCCTTGTGTAACCCGGGCGACAAGGTGATGTATCACCAGCCCTGTTACGTTTCGTACCACCCCAGCGTTGCGCTGGTGCATGCCGAGGGCATCGCGGTGCCGACCTACGCCAAGGACGGTTTCGCGCTCACCGCCGAAGCCTTACGCGCGGCGTGGGTTCCGGGCTGCAAAATCCTTATGCTTAACCTGCCGTGTAACCCCACCGGTGGTACGTGCAGTTTGGAGCAATTGACCAAGATCGCCGAATTTTGCCGTGAAAAAGACCTGCTGGTTTTGAGCGACGAGATTTACTCCGAACTGACCTTCGACGGCGTGCACACGAGCATCGCGAGTCTCCCCGGAATGGCTGAGCGCACGATCTTCCTGCATGGCTTCTCCAAGGCCTTCGCGATGACCGGCTGGCGTATCGGCTACGCCTGCGGCCCGGCCCCGCTGATCGACGCCATGATGAAGGTGCACCAGTACACCATGCTGTGTGCCTCGATCATCGCCCAGGAGGCGGCTCTCGAAGCGCTCCTGCGCGGCTGGGACAGCGTCTGCAAAATGCGCGATCAGTACCACCGCCGCCGCGATCTGGTGGTGCGCCGCTTCAATGAAATCGGGCTGACCTGCCATTCGCCGCGCGGGTCCTTCTACGCCTTCCCATCGGTCGCCCAGCTGGGAATAACTGAGAAGGACTTCGCGGTGGGCTTGCTGCAGCAGGAGAAGGTCGCAGTGGTTCCAGGTAATGCCTTTGGCGTTAACGGAATCGGCCACGTTCGCGCGTGTTTTGCGACCAGCTACGAACAGCTGATCATCGCCTGCGACCGCATGGATCGCTTTGTTCAGGGCGTCAAAAAATAG
- a CDS encoding 23S rRNA (adenine(2030)-N(6))-methyltransferase RlmJ — protein MNYRHHFHAGNFADVVKHAVLVRIVRAMQAKERGFLYVDTHAGRGRYDLATAARGDTLERTPEWPAGIGRLWARTGLPELLADYVTLVKNYDQQLGNLEPGPGPRFYPGSPRLVRELARPQDRLTLFEKHPEEAEALRIEMLRLGSVGIQEADGYTGLRGQLPAKEKRALVLIDPPFEAKDEFVQIVRAVGDALRRAPATTIMVWYPLTERARVDAFFDDLRMLELPPTFALELTVVGPAHPMKMKGSGLVVINPPWKLDQELAPAARWLAEALAQDEGGRAEFHWLVRER, from the coding sequence GTGAACTACCGCCATCACTTCCACGCAGGTAATTTTGCCGACGTGGTCAAACACGCCGTGCTGGTGCGGATCGTGCGCGCGATGCAGGCCAAGGAGCGCGGGTTCCTTTATGTCGATACCCACGCCGGGCGCGGGCGCTACGACTTGGCCACGGCTGCGCGCGGTGATACCTTGGAGCGCACGCCCGAGTGGCCTGCAGGCATCGGCCGCCTGTGGGCGCGCACGGGCCTGCCTGAGTTACTCGCCGACTACGTGACTCTCGTGAAAAACTACGACCAGCAGTTGGGCAACTTGGAGCCGGGCCCCGGGCCGCGGTTTTATCCGGGATCGCCGCGTTTGGTGCGGGAGTTGGCCCGGCCGCAGGACCGGTTAACCCTGTTCGAAAAGCACCCCGAGGAAGCCGAGGCGTTGCGCATCGAAATGCTGCGTTTGGGGTCCGTCGGTATCCAGGAAGCGGATGGTTATACCGGCCTGCGCGGGCAGTTGCCGGCCAAGGAAAAACGCGCGCTGGTGCTGATCGATCCGCCCTTCGAGGCGAAGGACGAGTTTGTGCAAATCGTCCGTGCGGTGGGCGACGCGCTGCGGCGGGCTCCGGCCACTACGATTATGGTTTGGTACCCGTTGACCGAGCGGGCGCGCGTTGATGCGTTTTTTGATGATCTGCGGATGCTGGAGTTGCCGCCGACCTTTGCGCTGGAGCTGACCGTGGTCGGGCCGGCCCATCCGATGAAGATGAAGGGTTCGGGGCTGGTGGTGATCAATCCGCCGTGGAAACTGGATCAGGAATTGGCGCCGGCGGCACGCTGGTTGGCCGAGGCGCTGGCGCAGGATGAAGGCGGCCGGGCCGAGTTCCACTGGTTGGTCCGCGAGCGCTGA
- a CDS encoding carbonic anhydrase encodes MLHRCLIRSTPFRVALMALLCLPQLSLNAGPKNQTPKNSRAEGSLELLMAGNSRFEGDRARHPDQTLSRRKEIAGKQEPFAIVLTCADSRLSPEIYFDQGLGDLFVIRNAGNVLDDHVIGSMEYAVDHLNVPLIMVIGHERCGAVAAAVAGGHAPGHIAEIVASITPAVKATSEQDGDKVNNAVIAHAQMTAAALRTCGPIIAEAVKTGKVKVVAARYDLDSGRVEILPELAPSQAAHSANEAPAHPAHGAAHAH; translated from the coding sequence ATGCTCCACCGCTGCCTTATTCGCTCAACCCCATTTCGCGTGGCCTTAATGGCCCTGCTTTGCCTGCCCCAGCTCAGCCTAAACGCTGGCCCCAAGAACCAGACGCCGAAAAACTCACGTGCAGAGGGATCTTTAGAACTATTGATGGCGGGCAATTCGCGGTTTGAGGGCGACCGCGCACGGCACCCCGACCAGACCCTGTCACGCCGCAAGGAAATCGCTGGTAAACAAGAACCCTTTGCAATCGTACTCACCTGCGCTGATTCACGCCTGTCTCCAGAAATTTATTTCGACCAGGGCCTCGGCGATTTATTCGTAATTCGCAACGCGGGTAATGTGCTCGATGACCATGTGATCGGCAGCATGGAGTATGCAGTCGACCACCTGAACGTTCCCCTGATCATGGTCATCGGACATGAGCGCTGCGGAGCGGTGGCGGCAGCGGTGGCGGGAGGCCATGCGCCAGGCCATATCGCCGAAATCGTCGCAAGTATTACCCCGGCCGTAAAAGCCACAAGCGAGCAAGACGGAGATAAGGTGAACAATGCCGTAATAGCCCATGCCCAAATGACCGCCGCCGCCTTGCGCACCTGCGGCCCGATCATCGCCGAGGCAGTCAAGACCGGGAAGGTCAAGGTAGTGGCCGCGCGCTACGATCTAGATTCGGGCCGCGTGGAGATTTTGCCTGAACTGGCCCCTTCCCAAGCTGCTCATTCCGCCAACGAAGCACCGGCCCACCCTGCTCACGGCGCCGCGCACGCCCACTAG
- the rpmE gene encoding 50S ribosomal protein L31 encodes MKAEGHPVLNNVCYLDVSSGKRFQTKSTMKSARKEVIDGVEFFIVLRDVTSDSHPAYTGEKRIVDTAGRVEKFTNKFKRGSVKAK; translated from the coding sequence GTGAAAGCCGAAGGCCATCCCGTCCTCAATAACGTTTGCTACCTCGATGTTTCGAGCGGCAAGCGCTTCCAAACCAAGTCCACGATGAAGTCCGCCCGTAAGGAAGTCATCGATGGTGTCGAATTCTTCATCGTCTTGCGCGATGTGACTTCTGATTCGCACCCCGCCTACACCGGCGAGAAGCGCATCGTGGACACCGCCGGCCGTGTCGAGAAGTTCACCAACAAGTTCAAGCGTGGTTCCGTTAAGGCCAAGTAA
- a CDS encoding cytidine/deoxycytidylate deaminase family protein, which produces MSETCSAVDLIAQATRQFTERPSWDDYFMATAVLISTRSPCERLHVGCVIVSGGERQNRLIAAGYNGFLPGTPHLSRLREGREQATVHAEQNAIADAARRGSSVEGSIAYVTHFPCINCAKILAASGISEIRYREDYNNDPLVGPLLADANVTVLKL; this is translated from the coding sequence ATGAGCGAAACGTGCTCCGCGGTTGATCTAATCGCCCAAGCCACCCGACAATTCACCGAGCGCCCCTCGTGGGATGATTATTTCATGGCCACCGCCGTGCTCATCTCGACGCGCTCCCCGTGCGAACGGCTCCATGTGGGCTGCGTCATCGTGAGCGGCGGCGAACGCCAAAACCGCCTCATCGCCGCCGGCTACAACGGCTTTCTGCCAGGCACCCCGCACCTTTCGCGCCTGCGCGAGGGACGCGAGCAAGCCACCGTGCACGCCGAGCAAAACGCCATTGCCGACGCCGCCCGCCGCGGCAGTTCGGTCGAAGGCAGCATCGCCTACGTCACCCATTTCCCCTGCATTAACTGCGCCAAAATCCTCGCCGCCTCCGGCATCTCGGAGATCCGCTACCGCGAGGATTACAACAACGACCCATTGGTCGGCCCGCTGTTAGCGGACGCCAACGTGACGGTGTTGAAACTTTGA
- the rpmJ gene encoding 50S ribosomal protein L36 gives MKVVSSIKSAKKRHPACQVVRRKGRIYVINKVEPRYKARQG, from the coding sequence ATGAAAGTTGTTTCCTCCATCAAATCCGCGAAGAAGCGTCACCCTGCTTGCCAAGTCGTCCGCCGCAAAGGCCGCATCTACGTCATCAACAAGGTCGAGCCTCGCTACAAGGCCCGCCAAGGTTAA